A segment of the Vibrio aquimaris genome:
GAATACGCTTATGACAAGGTGTTTGTTGCCAGTCGAGAGGGCTTGGTAAAAGCACTCAACCCAGAAAATGGCCGTACTCTGTGGCAGCAAGATCTCGAGCAAGAGGTACCAGCTCGCTTATCAGGTGGAATTACTGCTGGTTACAGCCAAATTTTCATCGGTAGTGAAAATGGTCAAGTTATCGCGCTTGATGAAGAAACCGGTGCAGTAAACTGGCGAGTCGATGTAGAAGGGGAAGTATTAGCCGCTCCTGCAACGGATGACAACCTAGTCATGGTCCATACTACGACAGGCATGCTGATCGCCCTCGAACAATCAACGGGTGATGTAAAGTGGACGATAAGTACTGAAGTGCCGAATTTGACTTTGCGTGGCAATAGTAAGCCTGTGACTGTGTCCGGTGGTGTTTTTTGGGGGACAGCTGGTGGGCGTTTAGCCGCTGCGATTGTAGAGCGAGGCCAATTGATTTGGCAGCAGCCTATAGGCACGCCTTTAGGTGCGACAGAAATTGATCGTTTAGTAGATGTGGATGCATCACCACTTATTTTGGGTAGCACCTTATATATTGTGGGTTATAACGGCCAATTGACGGCTTTGGATTTACGATCGGGTAAACCAGTTTGGAAACGTAAGTACTCTTCATCAACTGATTTAGCGAGTGACACAAGGCGCATTTACTTAGTTACGGCCAAAGATCATCTTGTTGCTGTGGATGCAAGAAGCGGTACTGAATTATGGACCAATGAACAGCTGGAAAACCGTCTATTAACGGCTCCAGCTATCATAGAAAACTACTTAGTTGTGGGTGACACCGAAGGTTACTTGCACTGGCTAGATAGAGAATCTGGAGAATTTGTTGCGCAGCAGAAAATCAATAGTAGTGGCTTTGCTGTGGCACCGATTAAGGTTGATGACGGGTATCTTGTTGTGACTAGAAATGGTCAAGTAAAGAAACTGACCCTGACCAAGTGATCATGTGATACAATTCACATTCGGCTCCTTTCTGGCGACAGTTTGGAGCCGTTTGTTTGTTTTAGAGATTGGTAGATTAATGTGGTTATAGGTAACAGTCTCATTGAAGATGTTGACCTTGAGTTGTTACCTATAACTACATAAAGAAAAGAATATTGTAGAGGTTGTTATGGTACCTGTAGTTGCTCTAGTAGGGCGTCCAAACGTTGGAAAATCAACGTTGTTTAACCGACTAACTCGTACTCGCGATGCTTTGGTTGCGGATTTCCCTGGTTTAACTCGTGACCGTAAATATGGGCAAGCCAAGCTTGGTGAACACGAATTTATTGTGATTGATACTGGTGGTATCGATGGCACTGAAGAAGGCGTGGAAACTAAGATGGCTGAGCAGTCACTAGCGGCCATTGATGAAGCTGATGTAGTGCTGTTTATGGTTGATGGTAGAGCTGGTTTAACCCCGGCTGACATTGCTATTTCAAACCATTTGAGAAAAATTGAAAAGCCATCAATGCTAGTAGTTAATAAGGTCGATGGTATCGATGTTGATGCTGCTTCGGCTGATTTTTGGCAACTCGGTGTAGAACAAATGTATCAAATTGCAGCAGCTCACGGTCGTGGGGTTGGGGCTTTGATCGACCGTGCTCTAAATCCATTTGCAGAAAAAATGGCAGAGGAAGCAAACGGGGAAATAGAGGATCTTACTGACTTTATCGACGAAGATGAAGAGAAGCTGGATTACACCGAAGAAGAGGCAGAAGAAGAGTTTAAACGCCTTCAAGATCAGCCCATAAAGTTAGCGATTATTGGCCGCCCCAATGTAGGTAAGTCGACTCTAACTAACCGTATTTTGGGTGAAGAACGCGTGGTTGTTTACGATATGCCGGGAACGACTCGTGACTCGATTTATATCCCGATGGAGCGTGATGACCGTGAATACGTTTTAATTGACACGGCAGGTGTTCGCCGTCGCAAGCGTATCAATGAAACGGTGGAAAAATTCTCTGTGGTTAAAACCTTGAAAGCCGTAGAAGATGCTAACGTCGTTTTATTGATTATTGATGCGCGTGAAAATATCTCTGACCAAGACTTAAGTTTACTAGGCTTTGCGTTAAATGCTGGGCGTTCAATCGTTATCGCAGTAAACAAATGGGATGGCTTAGAATCGGATGTGAAAGAGCATGTGAAAAAAGAGCTTGATCGCCGTTTAGGTTTTGTTGATTTTGCACGTATTCATTTTATTTCTGCACTCCATGGTACGGGCGTTGGGCATTTATTCGAGTCAGTTCAAGAAGCCTACAAGTCAGCAACGACACGTGTCGGAACTTCAGTATTGACGCGTATCATGAAGATGGCAACTGAAGATCATCAGCCGCCTTTAGTTCGAGGCCGTCGAGTAAAACTTAAGTATGCCCACGCAGGCGGATACAACCCACCGATAGTTGTGATTCATGGTAACCAAGTGAATGAACTGCCTGATTCTTACAAACGTTATCTGATGAATTATTACCGTAAGTCACTCGAGATCATGGGTACGCCAATTCGCATCCAGTTTCAAAGCAGTGAAAACCCCTTCGAGGGTAAATCGAATAAGATGACATTATCCCAAGAGCGTAAACGCAAACGCCTAGTGGGTATGATGAAAAATCGCAAGAAATAGTGAGAAGCGCCTAATATAACAGGCGCTTTTTTCATTTAGGAGACCCTATGTCAGTTACACCCACAGTCATTCGCTTTTGCCATGATATTTGGAATTTGAGCTCAGCGGTTCAGATGATAGGAAGTAATGAAAACTATTGCTACGTCATAACCCAAGCAACACCTTTCCATCCAGTCAGCCATATTTGGCCTGATCACCCAGCAGACAAAGGGTGGTTAGAAGAATATCCGGTTGTTGATTGTCTTGTTGGAGCGGTTGACTCATCGAGCGGAGAATTATTTGTAGGCACTGAGATACCTGTACGACGTGACCAAGATGGCTGGAGTTTTGTTGTAGTTCATTGCTTGGAAAAGAATAGGGTGGATTTATCCATAGGTCAGTCAGTGTCGTTAAAGGTGGATAAAGCGTATCAGCAAACGCTTAGCCGCGGACATAGTGCGGGTCATCTTGCCTCTCTTGCTCTTAATAAAACTCTCGCTATGCAAGGGTATTGGCGTAAAGATGCAGAACGTAAAGATACTCATGGATATTGTGATTTTAATAGTTACGCGCAGCAATCAAGTTTTGTCACACCAGGGCAGTGTCATGATACGTATCGTTTGGGCAAGACGTTACGCAAAAGAGGGCTAAATAGTGCAGAGCTTCTCGACAATCTTAAAGATATTGAAGCAGCAGTAAACCACCAAATAGCACAATGGCTAATTCTTAAAGCTGATATCAGCATGAAATGCTGTGGTGACACTTTGACAGACTCTCGTTATTGGCAATGCGATCTAGGTGAGAATAATATTGCCGAGATACCTTGTGGAGGTACACATGTACGAAACTTACGGGAATATCAGCAGATTCAAGTGACTTTAACCCAAGTAGACGAACAAAATATTGAAATGCTCACACACGTAACTTTCACTTAGTAATTATCAGATCTTTTTGTAATATTCTGCTATCTATTATTTATTATGTTTAATTTGGTTTTTTGTTCTTTTTAGAATTCAAAAACAGGATATGTAACTTATGCTTTC
Coding sequences within it:
- the bamB gene encoding outer membrane protein assembly factor BamB; this encodes MKKMLKRAIASAAIVGILAGCASEEDTVIMAPVPKVNSEFTPKNLWSASIGDGVEHYFSKLTPEYAYDKVFVASREGLVKALNPENGRTLWQQDLEQEVPARLSGGITAGYSQIFIGSENGQVIALDEETGAVNWRVDVEGEVLAAPATDDNLVMVHTTTGMLIALEQSTGDVKWTISTEVPNLTLRGNSKPVTVSGGVFWGTAGGRLAAAIVERGQLIWQQPIGTPLGATEIDRLVDVDASPLILGSTLYIVGYNGQLTALDLRSGKPVWKRKYSSSTDLASDTRRIYLVTAKDHLVAVDARSGTELWTNEQLENRLLTAPAIIENYLVVGDTEGYLHWLDRESGEFVAQQKINSSGFAVAPIKVDDGYLVVTRNGQVKKLTLTK
- the der gene encoding ribosome biogenesis GTPase Der, whose protein sequence is MVPVVALVGRPNVGKSTLFNRLTRTRDALVADFPGLTRDRKYGQAKLGEHEFIVIDTGGIDGTEEGVETKMAEQSLAAIDEADVVLFMVDGRAGLTPADIAISNHLRKIEKPSMLVVNKVDGIDVDAASADFWQLGVEQMYQIAAAHGRGVGALIDRALNPFAEKMAEEANGEIEDLTDFIDEDEEKLDYTEEEAEEEFKRLQDQPIKLAIIGRPNVGKSTLTNRILGEERVVVYDMPGTTRDSIYIPMERDDREYVLIDTAGVRRRKRINETVEKFSVVKTLKAVEDANVVLLIIDARENISDQDLSLLGFALNAGRSIVIAVNKWDGLESDVKEHVKKELDRRLGFVDFARIHFISALHGTGVGHLFESVQEAYKSATTRVGTSVLTRIMKMATEDHQPPLVRGRRVKLKYAHAGGYNPPIVVIHGNQVNELPDSYKRYLMNYYRKSLEIMGTPIRIQFQSSENPFEGKSNKMTLSQERKRKRLVGMMKNRKK
- a CDS encoding alanyl-tRNA editing protein, which produces MSVTPTVIRFCHDIWNLSSAVQMIGSNENYCYVITQATPFHPVSHIWPDHPADKGWLEEYPVVDCLVGAVDSSSGELFVGTEIPVRRDQDGWSFVVVHCLEKNRVDLSIGQSVSLKVDKAYQQTLSRGHSAGHLASLALNKTLAMQGYWRKDAERKDTHGYCDFNSYAQQSSFVTPGQCHDTYRLGKTLRKRGLNSAELLDNLKDIEAAVNHQIAQWLILKADISMKCCGDTLTDSRYWQCDLGENNIAEIPCGGTHVRNLREYQQIQVTLTQVDEQNIEMLTHVTFT